From the Telopea speciosissima isolate NSW1024214 ecotype Mountain lineage chromosome 9, Tspe_v1, whole genome shotgun sequence genome, the window ACGTAACTAtatcgataaggacccctcatgTCAAAGGATTGGCCGCACATTACATACAATAATTTCGTTCCAATTCAATTGACAGTAACACACATGTGAAATTCGTATGGTCCGGTTCAATGTACACACCGTATGTACATTCATGCTTGTGCCCTGGAATCTCCATTCCTAGGTACACACAGTGCGACGATCATATGCACGGGGTGTCCAATCCCGTCCCTAATCGTGAACAGTTTTAGATTAAAACCTAACGACTACCAAGCTCCATTATAAAATCATGCaaattaatttatatattttatataaacaTGAATTTGATTGACACATTTCCAACGCTAGTTTCTTAAGACAGGGTAGATAGGGATGGTAGTTTTGCCTGATCACATATTTACATGCCTTTACTCACCTTGCTCAACCTTGATTGGGGGGGGGTATTGGTGAGGAAACCTTAACTATTTAGTTATAGAGGAAGCATAAGGTTGGCCATGCCTTACTGCCTAGCTAAGTACGGTACGGGCAAGAAATTTGTACTCTTCCCATTTATCGGTTTACCAGTTTACCCATTAAAAGGGATATTTAAATAATTTCATgttataaaataaatttatgtTTCACTAACGCCGGCGAAATGAGCAGCGAGCTGAAATCCATGAATCAAATTTGCAGTGGCGTGAACaacagcgagagagagagagagagaggattctCCAGACCTTCTCTTTGCAGAGGTGACTTCCCTTTGCAGCGGCAATTTCCCTTTGTAGTGGCAACCTTCAAGCTAGCATAAATGACCTCCTTCAAGCTAAACATGGGTTTCATTGGGTTTTGAGGGAACAACTTTTCCTAAAACTCATCTTCAAATGAAGAAACTGTAAGAAAAAGAGTCTTAGAAGGATCTCAAACAAGAGATCATATAATTTAAATCCATGAAGAGCAAAATCTTAAATAAGATTTATTTATCTATAGATTTttcaataaaagtaaaaaaaaacgGACATACCCTTTTGAAGATGTAAATCTAAATTACTTTGTTGAatgagttgaagaagaagacttgaaCCTCTTTTagtaaattttagaagaaagaTTGTAGGTGATCACAATTTGATGAAGCCACTAGAATTTTTAAGAACCTCACAGGCAATCAGGGTGCTCACCCCAGCTGGACAGGTATACCACAATCTGGTATTTTGAGCTTCCTAAAGATCCCCTTGCCTGTGTGATCTTGAGATATTTATATCTCTAGGGTGGAGAAGACCAGCCATAAAGTCCATCCCTAAGTGAGATGCTAGCCACCTAATATCCATATCCAGAATGTCTCTTAAGCTTACCTTGACAATtaccaaaaatgcccccaaacaaaaaGGAACCAAAAATACAAAACTGCCCTTACcgaaaaacaaatcaaaattggttttacaaagatagaaaataaataatatttttcatatcaataaataaaaatagttttcaCAAAACCATTTTGACAATAAAGCATTTTAAATTGGCAGTTTGTAGGTACGCGTATACGTCCGTAATTGTCAAGTCACTGACAATGAAATATTAGTCACTAAGATCAACACTCAACGTACACGAGGTCTTTCCATGGATGGACTCCATTGACGTTATGTGTACTGACCATCAAGAGACTAGTCCTCATGTCTCCCATAGTCTGAGTAATTTTGACTTGCACCTCTCAAACCTATCACAGTCCAACAATGTGTACATAAACATGTAATACATCATGATAGGTGCGGTCAAGTCGAGAACTACAAAGTGGCTCATCAGGATGATCATCCAAAACACCAGTCCACTAACCAAGTAGACCAAAAACCATGGtaccaatttaattaattttacaaGCCACAAAATATAAATGCCACATGACACATGCCACAAAATGAGAATATAGAAATGTCCAATAATATgcaaaaattacacaaaataaATTTGTATTGGGCCACACAATTCTAACAGAAACATGGGTTCACATGTTTCGTAAAAGGTCATCCCAAGATGACTTTCGCACATGGTTAGTCCTTGGGCACAGAAATGCTGATCTGTTTTGCCAAATGCTAGATTTATTCTTTTGTtcccaaatggaataaagaaCATAAAAGATCATCTTGGGAGCGTTATCAAATGGGCACTAAGTTCGGGTATTATATATGTATCTGAACGTTTTGTTCAAAAAAACGTATTTTACCGTATTCAGTCATAAATCCGTTAAATAAAATATAGGGAGAAaattctctgtgccgggggccCAGGCTGcccccagacacatgggggtgggtgcaatgaccaccctaccccctagtGGTaggtccatgtgtctgggcgcagcctgcgctgcagtatagagaacatgagccctaaaatataatatttagctcgtctccaaggaGGCGTACGCCCAGGGTGCTACCAGGGGGCATCCAGAGGTTGAgatgtgccgcacacatctaggcgcatgcctagggatgtgtgcggcacagcccaacggctgacAACGCCCTGTGCGTTCcttgctccctggagacgatcctgatcctaaaatatatatgggtaaattatacgtcaccccctggttttcaaacgaaactcagatcaccccttggtttttgaaaaaactcaaatcaccctctcTACACTAATGATGTTAGTTTGATGTTTGTtgttggtgtgaaaggactattttacccttgtactaaaacattagaataaaatttacaatactacccttccttcatcttcaacattggtcaaggatagtttagggatttaaatttatttaactcactgacatcatcacttgcagcataaaactaactagggactaatttgttatattggggtctaaaccagtgTACTAAAAAATTCGAAACTcttaaaattaaggaaaattttcaacGAACCCCCCTCAATTGGACCGTGGAATTAATGCCACCCCATTAAGTGCCTATATATCAATTTGGGCCCAAAAACAAACGGGGTTAACTGTGTGTAATGGaaatgactaaactaccctctacactaaaatattaaaaaacaaatgataaaatagaaaaaagggttGGGGTTTTCAAGGGTGTCTTTTGGACCATTGGATCTGAACAAATAAATCTTAAGTGTTGATTTGGAATAAAACATAAATTTGGGAATCCACTCTTCCTCTCGAAACCCCATTCCCTCCCTGACCTGCATTTTGCTCCGGCAGCTTTCGTCCCCGACTCCATGCCTCTGTCGTATTTACCCTCCAATAAATCAGTAGCCATTTGTTTGTTTgggtataaataataaaaaaaaatctacgaAGGCAGTCATGGCTGCCATTAAGGGACAGAGAGACTGGCAATGGTGGCTGCCGGGGTGAGGTCGTCCTCCCTCCTGTGACCTGTGATagctttaataaaaaaaaaacctgcagaaACGGACAGCAAGGTGATTGGTTAAAGGGCAGCGACAGAGATGGTCGCCGGAGTGAATATCTCTCTCCGGTAACCTGTAACtgtttagatttaaaaaaaaaaaaaaaaaaaaaaaaaactgggcagCCAGGCTGCCATAACCGTGATGCTCTCATGGGCCAGCCCCAGTCGGACTTCCCCTTTACCAGTTTTGTTGCGGTTGCCGGCCTCTCGGGTAACTtgcagatttaaagagaaaaacaaattcTGCAAGTCACAGGGTGGGTTAGGTAACCGAATTTGGAAGAatgggtatttttttgggttgtttttcCGGCAAATGGACACCGACCGAAGTTTCATTGTTGTTTGCCGTGGTTTTTGAAAACCGAAGCACCGTCGGGTGAAGCCGCAGTTGGCGGCGATTTAACTCCAAAGTACCCAGGCACAAGTGTTGATTCCcatctttccatttcttctatgttgaatcaaaccctaaacgattttaAGATGaatgttgaagaaaaaaaattagagaaatcaGAAGAGAGCAGAGGGAAACCCTTCTTCTTGGTTcgattcaatttcttcttcctttcgatCAAAGGCGAGCATGAGTCCTTGGGAAatccatttgaattttttttacctTAATCTGAATCCATTTGCAGGtttgggaagatgagttgcaggtttgggGGAAACGATTTGAGGAAGAtagagggcattttggtcagaTGACTTGGTTCACTTGTTTTAAGGAGAAGGGCAAAataatcttttaaaaaaatctaatcTGCTCATATCACTAATTAACGGTTCAAAGACCTTTTCCGTTAGTTTTTAAGCCCATATTGATATATTGAGACTTAATGGGATGACATTAATTCCACGGTCCAACGGAGGGGTTGTCGCCGACAATTTTCCTAAAATGGGAAAAACCCTCGCCCCTTCCTATTCGAACAATCGAACCCCAGAGACACCCGACTGTGAGATAACCCCTTCCCCATTCATCTTTTTCATTCGATTCCCCTGCCCCTTCCTAGTCTCCGTCTCCGTCCACGGTGGCCGACGAGATACCCCCTGCCCCTTCGTATTTTGTACTCTGTAGCTTCCGTAGTGGATGCAAGCCGTATTCCTCACTCCTCAGCGATCCGTGTGCGACGAAGAATAAGGTGGGGTGATGTTTTGGTGACATATTTCCAAGTCGTTTATTTCACTCTTTGATATATTTCATTGTTCAACTAATCAACTCAAACTTTTGCAGTGGTGCGATCCGTATcctctgttcctcttcttcgTCTCCGGTACCCGACGCCGGACGGTGAGATATCCCCTGCCCCcgttcatcttcttcattagTGGAATGTAAATTATAAATGGCACAACGACCAGATTGGAATTCAGAACCTTTGCCCCAAGAAACTTGAACATGATAGATTTCTACAAGCAGGAATTGATACGGGTTTAACAAATCTTAGTGTCAAAGAGAAAGATTAAATCtactataaaattataaaattaaagaaaaattacattgTCACCCCTtaaggtttgtattaaatacagagcgatcccctgtgtttttaaattatacagtcACACCTCTTAAATTTCCACTCCATTAGTTAAATGTTACGGTATTGATTAagtttttatcaaatgattaATATACTCTTGAGAGTTagtttaccattttgcccatagggcatccTAATACCTTaacgattcttcttcttcttcttcctattctgcAACCCCACTGGCGCCACCACCTGTTGCAACTCATCCCCACCCGCATGAGACATACTaaacggaagaagaagaaaaagcatcaaacagaaacaagaaaaaaatgaaaaaggaagaagataatcTAGAGAGAGAGGGGTTGAGATTGAGATCAGGTGGAGACGGAATAAAGGCCGATAACAGGGACCGTTAAATAAGACTCCATAAAGATTCGTTGCTGAGCAGCTCCGAGAGTGGCACCTCTTTCGAGGAGTTCTTTGACCAAAGAATAATAAAAGTGTTTGAGTTTCTTCAACAAAAGGGAGTACTTGAGCTTCAACCATCGAAGCCGGATCCGCTTCACAAGTCTCACTATGAACAACCCTCTGTGGTGGTGCTTCTTCCCTCCCAATCTCACCGTCGGTAGCTTCCGTCTCCTTCTAATTAAAACCTTCCTCTGTGTGATCCACCGGAGCTTGGAGCTGCAGCGGGTGGGAGCTCGATTCCCATGGTTGCTGATGCTCTCCTCGTGGTAATCCATGAGAATGAATTAAGAAAGAGCTAAGTCAGTGATGAATTTAAGGGTTTCAGAGTTTGATGATCGAGGTTGACCAAATTAAAAAAGGAGATCCAGATAGACGTGGTGGAGTTGGATTGCAGAAGGGGGTAGCGGCGGGTGGAGTTGGGTTGCAgagtaggaggaagaagaagaagaagaagaagaagggaggagggaTCGTTAAGTTATTAGGGATGCCCTATGGGTAAAACGGTAAACTCACACTCTtaagggtatattagtcatttgagaGAAAATTTAACCAATACCGTAACATTTAACTAACGGATTGAAAATTTAGGGGTGtggttgtataatttaaaaacacaggGAATcactctgtatttaatacaaacctcaggggatgatagtgtaatttttcctaaaatTAATGGTTTCAGGAAATATTATTCTGGATCAAATCGGCCGGATCTGTCCAAATTAGCAGAACATTTAAATCTGGGTTTCATGAAATTTTATTCATGATTGAGCTTATCTAATGGTATATACTTGAAAACCTTGAACCCAGTGAAACCGACCTGTAACCCAATTATCAAAATATAAGTCATTCTGAGATTTTTGAAACTCAAATCAAATTTCTCTGAGCTGATCAAATAACAAATcaaatttctcttatttttgtttctagTAATTAATCTCTTAATTAGCTGTGGGACCCAATCTAAAGTAGGTCCGAATTAGTCCCAATTCTTGGCAAAATACTACAAGTGCTGCAGGGGTTATGTGACCGGACATCGATCTCTTGGACTTAAATGGGAAAGAACACCACTCGGTGTCAAACACACCTACGCTTGCACTCTGACACAGAGGCACGCAAAATGACCATCACACCCCTAATCATTTCCGGGGGTGTGGTGATAATTTTACACGCATGTGTGTCAAGGCACAGGAATGCGTGCACTGCATGATCGGatggtgttctctttccctaaaatTATTTATTCCAGTCCTTGCTCAAGCTTGGGTTGGTCTGGCTGAGGCTTGACAGACCAGAGCTCAAgcccaaaaatcccaaacagaAAGCAGGCCAAGGCTAGGATACCTTCAAACTGGGCCTGGGCCTTCAAAGACCTGGGGGCCCAGCTCAGCCTAGCTGGACCCCTAATCCTATTGCTCTTTTCCTTCTTTAGGGGTCTCCTCCAACGTATTCCAATCCAACAGTCCGACTTCGATTGGGATATCGTCTCACGTCTGGCTGGGATTTATTCTCCAGAAAACCGAACCCGATACGCCTGTTAGTGCTAAAGCCTTTCTAGAGAAGATACCTTCGCTTCCACTGCTAGGGTTTATATACTGATATGATCGTTTCCttgtaatttctgtttttagaaATCTGAACAAGAGCCGAAGCAGCCGCACCATCTCGCTAGCAATGGTAGGATTTGAGATTGGCACGGTTCCGTTCAACCCAGATGGCTGGGGTCCCCCGGAGACGCCCGCAGCACTCCTCGCCAACCACCCAAGCAACGTCCCCTTTGCTCCATTCTCTCGCTCTGAGAAGCTCGGCCGCATTGCAGATTGGACTCGCAACTACAACAACCCCTCTCGCGGCAACAAAAACCCCTCCGACGCTGTCTTTGATTTCACCCTAGACGACTCCTCCGCCGCCCTTGCCGCCGATGACGATTCCAATTTTCGCCTTGTCGATGGCAAACCGCCACAGCGCCCAAGGTTCGGTCCCAAGTGGCGTTTCCAACAGCAACGCCAACTCCCTCAGCGCCGTGACGAAGAGGTCGAAGCCCGCAAGCGCGAGGCCGAGAAGGAACGTGCTCGCCGTGACCGTCTCTACAACCTTAACCGCTCTGGCGCTAATGTCCAACGCCGTGAAGCTGCTGTCTTCAAGTCCTCTGTCGATATCCAACCCGAATGGACTATGCTCGAGCAGATTCCCTTCTCTACTTTCTCTAAGCTCTCCTTCTCTGTCCCTGAACCCGAAGATCTCCTCTTCTGCGGTGCTCTCGAGTTCTACGACCGAACCTACGACCGTGTCAATCCAAAGAACGAGAAACGCTTGGAGCGCTTTAAGAATCGCAACTTCTTCAAGATTACCACCACCGACGATCCCATCATCCGTCGTCTCGCCAATGAGGATAAAGCTACTGTCTTTGCGACCGAGTCTATTCTTTCTACTCTTATGTGTGCTCCCAGATCGGTTTATTCTTGGGATATTGTGATTCAGCGTGTGGGGAACAAGTTGTTCTTTGATAAGCGTGATGGCTCGCAACTTGATCTGTTGTCTGTTAACGAGACGTCGCAGGAGCCCTTGCCGGAAGCTAAGGAAGATATCAATTCTGCATATGCCTTGAGTGTCGAAGCCGCTTATATTAACCAGAATTTCTCGCAGCAGGTTTTGGTTAGGGATGGTAATAAAGTTGCTTTTGAGGAGCCTAATCCTTTTGCTGCTGAAGGAGAAGAGGTTGCTTCTGTTGCTTATCGTTACCGGCGGTGGAAGCTTGATGATGATATGTACCTTGTTGCACGGTGTGAGCTTCAGGGTGCCACAGATGCGAAAGGGCAACAGGCGTTCTTGACCTTGAATGCCCTTAATGAATTTGATCCCAAGTATTCGGGAGTTGACTGGAGGCAGAAACTGGAAACGCAAAGAGGTGCGGTGTTGGCTACAGAGCTGAAGAACAATGCGAACAAGCTGGCAAAGTGGACTGCTCAAGCACTGTTGGCAAGTGCAGACATGATGAAGGTGGGTTATGTTTCAAGAGTTCATCCTCGAGATCACTATAACCATGTTATCTTAGCTGTGGTTGGGTATAAGCCGAGGGAGTTTGCCACACAGATTAATCTGAACACTTCTAACATGTGGGGAATTGTCAAGTCCATTGTCGATTTGTGCATGAAATTGGATGAGGGAAAATATGTTCTAGTGAAGGACCCATCGAAGCCGCAAGTTAGGATTTATGAGGTTCCTGCAGATGCATTTGAAAATGATTACGAGGAAGAGCCATTGCCTGAGGAGGAACAGGTGCAGCCGCTGGCGGAGGAGGATGCTAATGGTGGGGAGCCTTTGGCATCTGCTAACAATGTGGAGGAGGAGAAGATTGAAGCCGAAGTCTGAGggtaattattattttttttctctcaagatAATTGTTCATTTCGAACATAATACATGGTTTTATGTTTCTGGATGCTTTGtccttaaattttatttttgtgttgagGCTTTTTTGTTTGTTGCTCTTCTTATACTTTCTCTTCAATGAATGAACTTATGGTTTGTAGTGCACAGTATTGCTTACGTCAGAAGAAAGATTGATATATTTTCTGTATAAAATTTACTTTCCTTTCAAGAAAGTCTGCAGTTTCAGTGCTGCACTCTTAAACTAATGTTTTAAGAGTCAATTCTTTAAAGTAAAAACTTTGTGGGATGGTAAAGTAGGGAGAAATATATAACCCAGATGGACGTAGTAGGTTTGTGATTGAAATTTCAGTAAAAGATTGAAGTCATCCAATTAAAATTGTGAAGGTATGATGGCTTTCTAGGTTTTCTATTAAATGAGTATCTGCGGTTGTGGTATGATAAAGTAGAGGCCCATAGTGTGTGATGGTGGAAAAAGATGGAATTTATTTGATTTAAATTTCAAATAAGAAAATCTCTCAAACTTGATATTGTATAGTTTGAGGGGGGGGTTTGGATGGAATTTTTCGGACCTAGAGTTGAGGTGAGTGTAGATGGCGGACCTCGGTGCAACAGTATGCCTTTTTTTTAGTTGAGGCGAGTGGAACGGTGGTATAGGACATGGTATCAAGTATCGATACAATATGGACCGATATGGCAGATTTATATCCAGATTGGCCatgtcgatacgatacataaAAAGATATTTATAGTACCGATATGGTGTGGCCTGATTCAGGTCGATATAACACTTGATACACAGGcaaacaaaatcccaaaaacccagtttttgaaagaaaacttcttCCTATTCTTATATTTTTGGCCAAAGCCTAGGTGGATCTCATCTACCCCCAAAATGACATAGAAGTGATTAAGAAAGCAAAATGTAATGTTAAGGGCATCAAAGTAGAGATCAAACATCAAAGCTGTGGGTTTTAAgtatgtaaattttttttttcttgtttttgctaAGTATCACAACTCAACTGGAAGACTGACCTAGATTTGTATATCTTAAATAATTTGTGATGTATAATGTATAATTCTGTTTATTGCTAAgtacttattattataattacaTACTACTTCAGGTTTGTTCAGTGTGTTATTAGTAGAGCAGTAGATGGTTAACGCGTATATATGTAAGTGTTAACGAATGTTACTTAAGACTTAGTAGTATGTGTTTACTTACATATTGTTTGCTTGGTTTGGACCTTTAGAGGTTACTTTGACCCAGTATCCTAATtcacaaataaaattttaccCCAAATATTATTGCTTAATTGCTTCTTAGTACTTGTTAATAGGTTTGATGTTGCACTTGCTAATGAAGATTTAAATCACATAGATGTTGTGAAGAAAGATAACCTGATATtatttattgcttatttatggtGCACGGTGGTTAAATGTATCATAAGTATGTCTGCATATCAAAGTGTATCTAGCGTCTCCGATACATCTCTTAAGCCTAGCTGTCCAATACTGTTGCTTAATACCGATACTTGACACCATGGTAAAGGATTCATTTAGCTCACCTCAAGTAGATGGGATAGGGTATAGTAGAGttgcatttttgtttttaataattTGAGCTGGTGTGGCTTATTACACCTTTTAGGATTTAAAATAGTACAACACTTTATTTTATCACATGCAtctgggaaaaagaagaaggaacacTTCATTTCATTCCATAGCATTTGAAAATGTTGTTTTTACATTACAAAGAAGTGCTGCAAAGAGGTATTTTATGGATTTTCTTGATTAGCAGCACTGTGAATCGATGTTTACACAGGAGATATTTTGTGACCCTTTCTCCTTTCATAGGTGTCAGGAGAAAAATATATTGTCAGTATTTAGATCATATTTTCATGCATTATGAGGTGCTTCTCTGGATATGGTTTCACTTTCCAACCTTATATATAGTTGTTTGTTTCTCGAAGCATCATTGACTTGATTGGGTTAAATAAAGGTGGATTTTCAAGGGGTTCATGGTAGGGTGCTTGGCAGTTCCTCTTTCAAGCAAATCCTCTCTTTGTTaggaaataatataaaaaatttaatagaaaCCTTCATTTACATATGGAATCATTGATAGGATCAAAGTGAAGAGCCCTCACTTGGATTTTGCCTTAAGAAATCTTTTTTGATTGCCATAGTGGATAAGTTGTTTTCTGCATTTTCTGGCTGGTTTCcgatttattagaatgccaggGTGGAGATTGAGGGGCATTTAAGCAAAaggagccccccccccccccttctttttttttagctaTTTTTTAATACTAAGGACTTCAACTCAGGATGCTAGTAATTTTAAGAAAATTGTAtcaacctctctctctttctctgggAGGTAGGTAGGTTCTTGGAGAGACTGTATTGTTGGAAACCTTATTGTTTGGTCCTTGTCTTGAGTCTTGATATTTGTTTTTTCCCAGTTCAAAACCTGCTAACCATATGGTGGACCCCTGGAGACTTGTGCCAGTAGTTGGTTCAAAATGAAACATTTCCACAATAGGTAGGATATGGATTCTTCACTTGCCAAGAGTGTTTAATGCAGCTAAGATTGTCCAATTGTGCCAATCGGGCCTCAGAAGACTATATAGATTCTCCTATAGTTATGTTCTATGGATCTagggcttcttatttttggtttattgaTGAAATGAACCTCTTTAATAAGCCCATATTTTGGGTCTTAATTCTGCTTCAGATTAAGTTTATAGATAAAGTTGTGTGGGTCCCAGGTGTTGTTAAGCGTGTTTCTGGTCTTAATTCTCCCATGtggtttaatgttgattttgatgatataagatATATTTCACTGCCTTggtcaccttgacaactataggaagaagaaagaattgaTTGATTGTCTGATTGAAGTTGTGGAACTCCAAGAAAATATTCCAATTGGAGAAATACCACTTGGTCTTGTTTGTAAGGAGATTGAGACGgttgattttcttcttcctctgtagATAACGTTTGGAGGTAGTCTTATTTTTAAGAGAAGCTTTGGGTtggcataaaattaaagcaagTGGTTGATGATGCctcaagcatagttgtcactgTGCCAAGTCGAACTAAGGGGgttagagggggggggggggaggggaaattAAGGCGACATCAGCAAGGCGCCAGTCTAGACAAAGCTGCCTGGACGCCTGGGTGTTGCCTAGGTGACACTTTGACAACTGAGGCATCGAGTGACGTCGATCCTCCTATCCTACAAAACTCGAGGGA encodes:
- the LOC122640696 gene encoding eukaryotic translation initiation factor 3 subunit D-like, which translates into the protein MVGFEIGTVPFNPDGWGPPETPAALLANHPSNVPFAPFSRSEKLGRIADWTRNYNNPSRGNKNPSDAVFDFTLDDSSAALAADDDSNFRLVDGKPPQRPRFGPKWRFQQQRQLPQRRDEEVEARKREAEKERARRDRLYNLNRSGANVQRREAAVFKSSVDIQPEWTMLEQIPFSTFSKLSFSVPEPEDLLFCGALEFYDRTYDRVNPKNEKRLERFKNRNFFKITTTDDPIIRRLANEDKATVFATESILSTLMCAPRSVYSWDIVIQRVGNKLFFDKRDGSQLDLLSVNETSQEPLPEAKEDINSAYALSVEAAYINQNFSQQVLVRDGNKVAFEEPNPFAAEGEEVASVAYRYRRWKLDDDMYLVARCELQGATDAKGQQAFLTLNALNEFDPKYSGVDWRQKLETQRGAVLATELKNNANKLAKWTAQALLASADMMKVGYVSRVHPRDHYNHVILAVVGYKPREFATQINLNTSNMWGIVKSIVDLCMKLDEGKYVLVKDPSKPQVRIYEVPADAFENDYEEEPLPEEEQVQPLAEEDANGGEPLASANNVEEEKIEAEV